A portion of the Agrobacterium tumefaciens genome contains these proteins:
- a CDS encoding LacI family DNA-binding transcriptional regulator, protein MARGFVTAEEVAKKAGVSRSAVSRTFTPGGSVSKAVRRKVLKAAHELGYRVNRLAQGLNNDRSNLIGVVGANLSSPFISKQLDLLSIGLLRRGLQCLLLNAADARKDIAPLIELLFEFRAQAIVVLSGEPPASIVDECIANGVRLILINQRLDRTDTNMVLSDDSHGADLAAMRLVAAKCRKVAVVSSGSQTPAQLRRAGAFTQRMSIEGIEVVPWSGGPTSYDSGYQAGCELLTDKTIDGAFCVTDLLALGFMDAARLEMGRRIPEDLSIVGFDDIPQAGWKSYQLTTVAQSFDALTEKVLTALDSDEPETRLQVVPVEMVERITAR, encoded by the coding sequence ATGGCGAGAGGGTTCGTGACGGCCGAAGAGGTGGCGAAAAAGGCTGGTGTCTCGCGCTCCGCCGTCTCGCGCACATTCACCCCCGGCGGCAGCGTATCGAAGGCCGTCCGGCGCAAGGTGTTGAAAGCCGCGCATGAGCTTGGCTACCGCGTCAACCGTCTGGCCCAGGGCCTCAACAATGACCGATCCAATCTCATCGGGGTGGTCGGTGCCAATCTCAGCTCGCCGTTTATTTCAAAACAGCTCGACCTCCTCAGCATCGGCCTTCTGCGTCGCGGCTTGCAATGCCTGCTGCTGAATGCGGCCGATGCACGCAAGGATATCGCGCCGCTGATCGAACTGCTTTTCGAGTTTCGCGCCCAGGCCATCGTCGTACTCTCCGGCGAGCCGCCAGCCTCGATTGTCGACGAATGCATTGCCAATGGCGTGCGCCTCATCCTCATCAACCAGCGCCTCGACCGGACCGATACGAACATGGTGCTGAGCGACGATTCCCACGGCGCCGATCTCGCCGCCATGCGGCTTGTGGCGGCTAAATGCCGGAAGGTCGCGGTCGTTTCCAGCGGCAGCCAGACACCGGCACAGCTGCGCCGCGCCGGCGCTTTCACCCAGCGCATGAGCATCGAGGGTATCGAGGTCGTTCCATGGTCGGGCGGTCCGACGAGTTATGACAGCGGCTATCAGGCAGGCTGCGAGTTGCTGACGGACAAGACAATAGACGGCGCCTTCTGCGTGACCGATCTGCTGGCACTCGGCTTCATGGATGCAGCAAGGCTAGAGATGGGCCGCCGAATTCCTGAAGACCTGTCGATTGTCGGTTTCGACGATATTCCGCAGGCGGGCTGGAAAAGCTATCAGCTGACGACCGTTGCCCAATCCTTTGACGCGCTGACCGAGAAGGTCCTGACCGCCCTCGACAGCGACGAGCCCGAGACCCGGCTTCAGGTCGTGCCCGTTGAGATGGTCGAAAGGATCACCGCGCGCTAG
- a CDS encoding metallophosphoesterase family protein, producing the protein MLKRTLPSVAVIADAHFHDTAADFGFPGIEVDGERITMRSWSDTRESTRVFNESADALHAALEEVRQRGIRHVVLLGDYTDDGQRATSETLKGILERHRDTHGTAFYALPGNHDIFGPRGRHHTKEFLTENGKCLSVSSDARRAGDRVVISDRMYCEGYPVGLGPMAAFGYFRQPDYLHWETPFGLSDATEDRLYEVRSPDGTNIYRLMDASYLVEPEPGLWLLMIDANIFEPLDGTFETGEEAAFTDSTSGGWNALLRCKPFIIDWIADVRERAQALGKTLLGFSHYPALDPFDGASGAESALFGETNVVRRTPRKAVEDALVEAGLQVHFSGHLHVEGVTRRGEGETSLTNIAVPSLVAFPPAFKVVHPQQHEISVETVEMAALPINRRICRGYAQEMALAGEDEDRAFAAGNYGDFLLGHKRALIRHRYFTKEWPAGIVSAIADKTISEVIGLLGEKSLASHDVGLSSDLPMFELIADWYCLRQSAGLALVHIAPQRLSLYRMLAKRFGREPDHHDGSVKSFIEIFFGALGLFLDRAEGGLRHLELRLTPQLQSVAV; encoded by the coding sequence ATGCTGAAACGCACGCTTCCTTCCGTCGCCGTCATTGCCGACGCCCATTTCCATGACACGGCGGCCGATTTCGGTTTTCCCGGCATAGAGGTCGATGGAGAACGCATCACCATGCGTAGCTGGTCGGATACACGCGAATCCACCCGTGTTTTCAACGAAAGCGCCGATGCGCTGCATGCTGCACTCGAAGAAGTGCGGCAGCGGGGCATTCGCCATGTGGTGCTGCTTGGCGACTATACCGACGACGGCCAGCGCGCGACATCCGAAACGCTGAAGGGTATTCTGGAGCGTCATCGTGATACCCATGGCACCGCCTTTTATGCGCTGCCCGGCAACCACGATATTTTCGGCCCGCGTGGCCGACATCATACCAAGGAGTTTCTGACGGAGAACGGCAAATGCCTTTCCGTTTCAAGCGATGCGCGGCGGGCCGGTGATCGGGTGGTGATCAGCGACCGGATGTATTGCGAAGGCTACCCCGTTGGCCTTGGCCCGATGGCGGCTTTCGGATATTTCCGCCAGCCGGACTATCTGCATTGGGAAACACCGTTCGGGCTTTCCGATGCGACGGAAGATCGTCTCTACGAGGTGCGTTCCCCCGATGGCACCAATATCTACCGGCTGATGGACGCATCTTATCTGGTTGAGCCGGAGCCGGGCCTCTGGCTGCTCATGATCGACGCCAATATTTTCGAACCGCTTGACGGCACTTTCGAGACGGGTGAGGAAGCGGCTTTCACCGACAGTACCTCTGGCGGCTGGAATGCGCTTTTGCGCTGCAAGCCCTTCATCATCGACTGGATTGCCGATGTGCGCGAAAGAGCGCAGGCGCTCGGCAAGACTTTGCTCGGCTTTTCGCACTATCCGGCGCTCGATCCCTTCGATGGCGCAAGCGGTGCCGAAAGTGCGCTGTTCGGCGAAACCAACGTGGTGCGTCGCACGCCGCGCAAGGCGGTTGAGGATGCGCTGGTTGAGGCGGGGCTCCAAGTCCATTTCAGCGGACATCTGCATGTGGAAGGCGTAACCCGGCGTGGGGAAGGGGAAACCTCGCTCACCAATATCGCCGTGCCGTCTCTGGTTGCCTTTCCACCCGCCTTCAAGGTCGTTCATCCCCAGCAGCACGAGATTTCCGTCGAGACGGTGGAAATGGCCGCGCTGCCGATAAACCGCCGCATTTGCCGGGGGTATGCGCAGGAAATGGCACTTGCGGGCGAGGATGAGGACCGCGCATTTGCGGCCGGCAATTATGGTGATTTCCTGCTTGGCCACAAACGCGCGCTTATCAGGCATCGTTATTTCACCAAGGAGTGGCCAGCCGGGATCGTGTCGGCGATTGCGGATAAAACCATATCCGAGGTTATCGGCCTGCTTGGTGAAAAAAGCCTTGCCTCGCATGATGTCGGGCTTTCCTCCGATCTGCCGATGTTCGAGCTTATTGCTGACTGGTATTGCCTGCGTCAAAGCGCGGGTCTGGCGCTTGTCCATATCGCGCCTCAACGGCTTTCCCTTTACCGGATGCTGGCGAAGCGGTTCGGCCGTGAGCCCGATCACCACGACGGTTCGGTTAAGAGTTTTATCGAAATCTTCTTCGGTGCCCTTGGGCTGTTTCTCGACCGTGCCGAAGGCGGTTTGCGGCATCTGGAGCTCCGTCTCACACCGCAACTCCAATCCGTTGCGGTGTGA
- a CDS encoding Na/Pi cotransporter family protein, with product MESVVVSINLFGAVALLLFGLGQIKDGMSRAFGAKLRIGLAAGTRGGFRSFIAGLVATIALQSSTATALMVASFVEKDLIAPAMAQIVLLGANVGTATTAWIVALGLGWLSPMLILAGVILLRGKSVQRQGAGAALAGVGLMLLSLHLLSAATDPIRQSPALNLFISMLGNAWPVALIFSAVLAVLASSSLAIVVLILSLAASGGIETSLVIVLVLGANLGGAVPPVLATLKAPVAARRVALGNLIVRTTGCVAALPLAGYGAALLDMSPFSHANLAVDAHLLFNLAVAAIAWPLSPLLLRMTTALLPEKEGVESRRSYLDSHDLGQPVAALAGASREVMLVGDLIERMLRQANDAMRDSDLSKLNDISTLEGRVDSIQHAIKVYVSKVGQDGLCQKDQRRAMDIVEYAINLEHIGDIIEKGIRPEIAKKINLGLRFSDDGKSELERLFSITLDNIRMAQSVFATRNADLARRLVEVKEDVRRLEKQSSERHLQRLRDGLTDSIQTSSVHLDMLRDLKRINAHIAAVAHPILDESGLLIESRIKQAG from the coding sequence GTGGAATCGGTCGTTGTCAGCATCAATCTGTTCGGCGCGGTGGCGCTGCTGCTTTTCGGCCTTGGGCAGATCAAGGACGGAATGTCGCGTGCCTTCGGCGCCAAGCTTCGCATCGGGCTTGCCGCCGGTACACGGGGTGGGTTTCGCTCCTTCATCGCCGGTCTCGTGGCGACGATCGCCCTGCAGAGTTCGACAGCCACGGCGCTGATGGTTGCCTCCTTCGTTGAAAAAGACTTGATCGCACCGGCGATGGCGCAAATCGTGCTGCTCGGCGCGAATGTGGGTACTGCGACGACCGCGTGGATTGTCGCACTCGGTCTTGGCTGGCTGTCGCCGATGCTGATCCTTGCCGGTGTCATTCTATTGCGTGGAAAGTCGGTGCAGCGGCAGGGTGCGGGTGCCGCCCTTGCCGGTGTCGGCCTGATGCTGCTTTCCCTGCATCTTCTTTCTGCGGCGACGGATCCGATCCGGCAGTCGCCGGCGCTTAACCTCTTCATTTCCATGCTCGGCAATGCCTGGCCGGTCGCGTTGATCTTTTCCGCGGTGCTGGCCGTGCTGGCATCATCGAGCCTTGCCATCGTCGTCCTCATCCTGTCACTTGCGGCAAGCGGCGGCATTGAAACAAGCCTCGTTATCGTGCTGGTACTCGGCGCCAATCTCGGCGGCGCGGTTCCGCCGGTGCTTGCGACGTTGAAGGCGCCGGTCGCGGCGCGCCGGGTGGCGCTTGGCAACCTCATCGTCCGGACCACCGGCTGTGTCGCAGCCCTGCCTCTTGCCGGATACGGCGCGGCACTGCTCGACATGTCGCCTTTCTCGCACGCCAATCTAGCGGTCGATGCGCATCTCCTTTTCAATCTTGCTGTTGCTGCGATCGCATGGCCGCTATCGCCTTTGTTGCTGCGGATGACGACCGCGCTGCTGCCGGAAAAAGAGGGAGTCGAAAGCCGCCGCAGCTATCTCGACAGTCATGATCTGGGTCAACCGGTTGCGGCGCTTGCCGGTGCAAGCCGCGAGGTCATGCTGGTTGGTGACCTGATCGAGCGCATGCTGCGTCAGGCGAATGACGCCATGCGCGACAGCGATCTTTCCAAACTCAATGATATCAGTACGCTGGAAGGCCGGGTCGATAGTATCCAGCATGCCATCAAGGTCTATGTCTCAAAGGTGGGCCAGGACGGTTTGTGCCAGAAGGATCAGCGACGTGCGATGGATATCGTTGAATATGCCATCAATCTCGAACATATCGGCGATATCATCGAGAAGGGCATCCGCCCGGAAATCGCCAAGAAGATCAATCTTGGCCTCAGGTTTTCCGATGATGGCAAAAGCGAGCTGGAACGTCTATTCTCCATCACGCTCGACAATATCCGCATGGCGCAATCCGTTTTCGCCACCCGCAATGCCGACCTTGCCCGTCGGCTGGTGGAGGTGAAGGAAGACGTGCGCCGGCTGGAAAAACAGTCATCGGAGCGACATCTCCAGCGCCTGCGCGACGGCCTGACTGACAGCATCCAGACAAGCTCAGTGCATCTCGACATGCTGCGCGATCTGAAGCGCATCAACGCCCATATCGCCGCCGTCGCACATCCGATCCTCGATGAAAGCGGTCTCCTGATCGAAAGCCGGATCAAGCAGGCGGGTTGA
- a CDS encoding inositol monophosphatase family protein produces the protein MDLMPYPDTLAARAELCRSVILSAGELVLKGFQGEATRSFSMKGPQDFLTVTDAASEAHIRGAISTCFPKDSFFGEEGGGVIGDRVWVVDPVDGTANFARGIPHFCISIAYVENRQTEIGAIYNPALNELYFARRGEGATRNGQPIQVAQTERFDAASIEMGWSTRIANATYLDVVKNLLDMGTNVRRAGSGALALAYVADGRSDAYLELHMNSWDCLAGLLLVSEAGGDVCPFLEIGSLEDGGPVLAAASGVASGVSRASKIPLAERQPSDRQRAVSA, from the coding sequence ATGGACCTGATGCCTTATCCGGATACGTTGGCAGCCCGTGCCGAACTGTGCCGCAGCGTTATTCTTTCCGCCGGGGAATTGGTGCTGAAAGGCTTTCAGGGCGAGGCGACACGCAGCTTCTCAATGAAGGGCCCGCAGGACTTTCTGACGGTGACGGATGCAGCCTCCGAAGCGCATATTCGCGGCGCGATCTCGACCTGCTTTCCTAAGGACAGTTTTTTCGGCGAGGAGGGCGGCGGTGTGATCGGTGATCGCGTCTGGGTCGTTGATCCCGTGGACGGCACCGCAAATTTCGCCCGCGGCATTCCGCACTTCTGCATCTCCATCGCCTATGTCGAAAACCGGCAAACCGAAATCGGCGCTATCTATAATCCGGCTCTGAATGAACTTTATTTCGCCCGACGCGGCGAGGGGGCAACGCGTAACGGGCAGCCGATCCAGGTTGCGCAGACGGAACGTTTCGATGCGGCCTCAATCGAAATGGGCTGGTCGACCCGCATCGCGAATGCCACCTATCTTGATGTCGTCAAGAACCTGCTCGATATGGGCACCAATGTGCGCCGCGCCGGTTCCGGTGCGCTGGCGCTTGCCTATGTGGCCGATGGCCGCTCCGATGCCTATCTCGAATTGCACATGAATTCATGGGATTGTCTTGCGGGACTGCTACTCGTCAGCGAAGCTGGCGGCGACGTCTGCCCTTTCCTGGAGATCGGTAGTCTTGAAGATGGCGGGCCGGTGCTGGCCGCAGCCAGCGGTGTTGCAAGCGGCGTCAGCCGGGCATCGAAGATACCTTTGGCAGAGCGGCAGCCTTCGGATCGGCAGCGGGCCGTATCGGCCTGA
- a CDS encoding dual specificity protein phosphatase family protein codes for MDGPVYARPAISLIAEGLGPRNVALYIGGSDGASDLGLLHRHGINTVVNCAVNLDINLVQASAEDGDRCAVGYGDIRYYKLGLIDGEGSPDTMMLGAYYILDGALRQTMPKRETYPFPDGGNVLVNCRSGRSRSVSLVALFLHKQQPHLYPNLDDALAVIRTKRELRPDEWFETPKPMLYAAARRASDWIDMVEGRKTVQPC; via the coding sequence ATGGATGGACCCGTTTATGCCCGGCCTGCGATCAGCCTGATTGCGGAAGGGCTCGGCCCGCGTAACGTTGCGCTCTATATCGGCGGCAGCGATGGTGCGAGCGACCTTGGGCTCCTTCACCGGCACGGCATTAACACCGTCGTCAACTGCGCCGTCAATCTGGATATCAATCTCGTGCAGGCGTCGGCGGAAGATGGCGACAGGTGCGCGGTGGGGTATGGCGATATCCGTTATTATAAGCTCGGTCTTATCGACGGCGAAGGCAGTCCGGACACGATGATGCTGGGGGCCTATTATATTCTCGACGGCGCATTGCGGCAGACCATGCCGAAACGCGAAACCTATCCGTTCCCCGATGGCGGCAATGTGCTCGTCAATTGCCGCAGCGGCCGCAGCCGCTCGGTATCGCTGGTCGCGCTTTTCCTGCACAAGCAGCAGCCGCATCTTTACCCTAACCTCGACGATGCACTGGCTGTGATCCGCACGAAGCGGGAATTGCGGCCGGACGAATGGTTCGAGACACCGAAACCGATGCTTTATGCTGCTGCCCGCCGCGCTTCCGACTGGATCGATATGGTCGAAGGCAGAAAGACTGTCCAACCATGCTGA
- a CDS encoding PRC-barrel domain-containing protein, with protein sequence MDHANHVRLVETELTPSVLEGATVYGADDHKVGKVDHVHGVGAASTAIIDVGGFLGIGAKPVAVPLSDLDFMRDEDGDVHAITSWTKDQLKEMPEHHH encoded by the coding sequence ATGGATCATGCCAATCACGTACGCCTCGTTGAAACCGAACTGACCCCGTCGGTTCTGGAAGGTGCAACAGTTTATGGCGCAGATGACCACAAGGTCGGCAAGGTCGATCACGTCCATGGCGTCGGCGCGGCAAGCACCGCGATCATCGACGTCGGCGGCTTTCTCGGCATCGGCGCAAAGCCCGTCGCAGTACCGCTCAGCGATCTCGATTTCATGCGCGATGAAGACGGCGATGTCCACGCGATTACCTCGTGGACCAAGGATCAGCTCAAGGAAATGCCTGAGCACCACCACTAA